In the genome of uncultured Celeribacter sp., the window GGCCATGCCGCACTGCGGGTGGCTGGACATCTGGCGCCGAAACAGGCGGTGGAGCGGTTTGCCTGGCTTTATGATTTCGATGTGACCAAAGGCGTTTGAGCGCCTCCGGCGGGAGTATTTTCCGCAGCAAAGGAAACAAAACGCCGCGCTCTTAAGGAGGCGCGGCGTTTTGAGTGTTGGGGGCTTAGGCCTCTTCGAGGGCTTTCACGATGCCGGAGAAATCCGCGGCTTTGAGAGAAGCCCCGCCCACCAGCGCGCCGTCGACGTTGGAAGTGGCGAAAATCTCTGCCGCGTTGCCGGGTTTCACCGAGCCGCCGTAGAGCAGAGGGATGCCATTGGCGCCTTCGCCGTAGCGGGCGAGCAGAGTGGCGCGCATGTCGTCATGCACTTCGGCGATCTGCTCAAGGGTGGGGATTTTGCCGGTGCCGATGGCCCAGACCGGTTCATATGCGATCACAAGTTTGGCCAGATCCACGGCGTCGGGCAGGGAGCCGGAAAGCTGTTTGCGGATCACGGCGAGGGTTTCGCCCGCCTCGCGTTGATCCAGCGTTTCGCCGACACAGACCACAGGTGCAAGCCCGGCCATGGTGGCGGCGAGGGTTTTCTCGGCCACCATGTGATCTGTCTCCGCGTGATCGGCGCGGCGCTCGGAGTGGCCGAGGATGACGTAATCGGCGCCCGCGTCGACCAGCATCTCGGCGGAAATGTCGCCGGTGTGTGCGCCCGAGGCCTTCATATGGCAATCCTGTCCGCCGACATCGACCTTTGATCCAAAGAGGGCTGCGGCCATCGGCGCAACCAGAGTGGCGGGCGGGCAGAGGAGGATGTCGACTTTCGGTTCGGGGAACATCTCGGCCAGCGCGGTGGCCTCCGCGAGGCTGGCCTTGACGCCGTTCATTTTCCAATTACCTGCCGCCAGTTTGCGGGCCTTTTGGGCGCTCATGCGGAATCCTCCTTATGCATATTCCCCTGCATCATTGCAGCCTTGCGGGTGCAGTCAAGCGCGGGGTTGCGCATCGGGGCCAGAGGTCGCAGAAAAGGGGGAAGCGCTGACAAAGTTCCCAAAGGAGAGCTTATGAAGATCCCGCATATTGATCTGTCCGCCGTGATGCGCGGCGAGGAAGAGGCTCTCTCTGCCCTGCGTGCGGGGGTTTTGGAGGTCGGCTTTTTGACCGTGAGCGGGACAGGCCTGTCGCAGGCGGAGATCGACCATGTGCTGTCCGCCTATCGCGGATTTTTCAAACAGCCCGAGTCGGTGAAAGCCCAGGTCGATATGGCGCGCACCGGCGCCAATCGCGGCTGGGGTGGGCCGAAAAGCGAACAGGTCGACCCCAAGGCCAACCCCGATTACAAGGAGGTCTTCGATTGCGGCTATGAGGTGACGGGCTCGGAACTGTCGGTCTACGCGCCCAATCTCTGGCCTGCCGCGCCCGAGGGCTTCGAGGTCGCCGTGACCGCCTACCGCGACAAGGCGATGGGGGTGGCGATGGAGATTTTGCGCGCCATTGCGCGGGTGATCGGGGAAGATGACAGCTATTTCGCGGATAAATTCGACCGGCCCATGGCCTTGCTGCGCGGCAATTTTTACCCGGAGCGCCCGAGTTGGGCCGGGGACAAGGATTTCGGCATTGCGGCCCATACCGATTATGGCTGTGTCACGCTTTTGGCCACCGATGGTGTGCCGGGTCTTGAGGTTCTGGGGCTTGACGGCACATGGGTGCCGGTGACGGTGGAGCCGGGTGTGTTCGTGGTGAATTTCGGCGAGATGCTCGAGATGTGGACCGGCGGGCGGGTGAGGGCGACGCTGCACCGCGTGAAAGGCTCAGCCGAGGAGCGCCTCTCCGTGCCGCTGTTTTTCAACCCGAATTATGAGACCAATGTGGCGCCGATCGGGGCGGGCCTGAAGTCTGGCGAGGTGATCCGCGCAGGCGATCACCTGACGAAACGCTTTGCCGAGACCTATGTGCATTTGCAAAACGGTTAATAGCTTTCGATCAGGGGCGCGTCTGAGGGACGGTCGTAGTAATCGCCCTTGTCCTTGAGGAAGATATGTTTGCCGATGTGCAGGCCCGTGGGCCTGTCCAGACAGCCCGCAGCGATGCCGACGCCGTCCTCACCGTTCATCTGGTAGAACAGGCTCGATCCGCAATGACAGCAAAATCCGCGCTTGGCGAACTCCGAGGAGGCGTACCATGTCAGGCCATCGTCGCAGGTGAAGCTGAGGCTGTCGTAGGGCGCGTGGGTCGAGGCCCAAAGATGCCCGCTGATGCGGCGGCATTGGCTACAATGACAGACGGTCACGCTGTCGCGCACCTCCGGCAATTCAAACGCCACCTTGCCGCATTCGCATTGTCCTGTGATCATCTTGGGGCCTCCTCATACTGCATCAATCGCGCGGCGGGCCCAGGCGCCAGCCTCTTGCGGATCATCCAAAGCGGCATCGGGCAGGGTCCAGTAGTTCATGCCGCGCCCGTTCTCCATCTCGAACTTCACGCTGCCCTCTGCGGCCAGCGCTTGGGCGAAATCGCCTGAAGCCTTGAGGTAAACCCGCCCTTCGGATGACAGGATCGCGAAAATCTGCCCGTCCGAATAGATCGACAGCCCGCCCATCATCTTGCGATGGCTGAGCCCGCCCAAGGGTCCGAAGAGATCATAGATAAAGGCGATGTCTTCGTCTGTGACGGCCATTATTTACTGGCGAGGCTTTCGTCGAATTTGATCGACTCGCCACAACCGCATTCATCGACCACATTCGGGTTCTTGAACTTGAACCCGGATTCCAACAGAGAGACCTGATAGTCGATCTCGGTGCCAAACAGGAACATCTGGGCCATGGGCGCGATCATTACGCGCGCGCCGTCCTGTTCGACCAGCTCGTCCAGAGGGTCGATCTCGGAGACGTAGTCCATGGTGTATTCCATCCCCGCACAGCCGCCTTTTTTGACGCCGATGCGCAGGCCCATGGAGCCGTCTTTCTCCATCAGTTTCGCGATTTGCGTGGCCGCGGCGGGGGTGATGGTCACCGCTTGTTTTCCGGGGATGCCGAACATATGCGCGCTTCCTTTCGCTGTCTTACCTTTAACCTAGTCGTTCAGGGTCGAAATTCCAAGCGGGGGAAGCTGTGCGGCGATGAACAGCACCGCCAGCGTCACCGCGATGGCCCATCCGAAAGACGCCAGCGTGCCGATGATCACCCATTCGGCCTTTTTGCCCTCCTGCGCGGCCTCGAACCGCAATACGGATTTCGCGGCGACCAGAAAGCCGATGCCGCCGGGCATCTGGCCAATGAGCAAAAGGAAAATCAACCCACGTTCCAGAAGTCCGATCCAATATCCGCCCTTGTCGAGGCTCTCGCCGATGGGGTTGGGGCCAAATTGCGCCATGAGCTTGCCCACCGCAAAGCCACCCGCGCGCGTGACGTAGATTGCGCCTGCGGTGATGAGCATGGCTTTCGGCAGCCAAGTCAGGTCGGCATAGGCGCCAGATTGAAACAGGTCTGGGACCAGAAGCGCTGTGACCACGAGGGTCGCCAGATGCAGCGCCTGATCGGTGAGGTGCGGCAGGATCGTATCGGAGAAGAACCGGACCTTGATCGTGTCGATGGCGATGTGCGTGAGCGCGAGCGCATAGATCGCGGGGGAGGCGACTTGGCCGGTGGTCGCCATGGCGGTGAGGGCGACCGCGAGGAAATGCAGAAACAGGGTCTCGGGCCGGGATTTTTCTTCGACCATCCAGCCGGGTTGAAAGACGTAATCGGCGAGAACATGGGCGAGGAAAAGGGCGGCGAGGGTTTCAGGCATTTTTCTTTTCCTCTTGATATTCAATCATGGTGAGTGCGGCAGAGATACTTGGCCACTCAGTCGCCCGTATTGCTTTTGAAACGGATTGCCTTGATTTGCCGAGTTTTTCTGCAATCTGCGTGTAGCTGGCTGAATGCTTTGGCGTCATTGCCAAGAGAACGGTTTGGGATTGAATGGCTGTCCAAGCATTGCTTAAAGCTCCCAAAAGTTTGCACGCAGCAGTCAGATGTAGAGATTCTGATATGTAGTGAAAATAATTAGAGCCTTCGTTTGCTTTGATGTTATCCAAGGCCATACCAGAGGTCAGGAAAGCGGAACTTGTCTCCTCATTCAAATCCGGCCCAATCTCCCCCACAACTTCCCCCTCAGCAATCCCAATATAGCTATCAAACTCTTCCCCCAGCGCCCGCAAAGCCGCCCGAAAACACAGCGCCGAGCGCAGCGCATATTTTGGCTCGGCCAAGGCCACCTGCCAGCCATCGCCACGGTGCCGTGTGAAGTGGAGGCTTTGACCGCCCATCCACTCCGCCTGCATCTCGGCGCAGTCTTCCAGTGCCACAAAGGCGCGCTCCACTTTTTCAGGCCCAAGCCCGGTGGAATTGACCAGATCGCCGGTGAGGACGGCTATTTTACGGGTTTTATCGCTCATGATGCAACCAATATAGGGTGCGAAATATATTTCGCAACCATTTTAGGGTGCATTATGCATTTCGCACCCAAAATAGGCTGCGCTCATCCGAACCGTGCCTCTGTCGTCAAAAGCCCCGTCAAGACCTCCAGCGCCGCGCGCACCGGTGGATCGTGGCGGGCGTCGTGGTGGCTGACCAGCCATTCGTCATGGGTGAGCGCCTCGATCGCCGGAGAGACCTGCATGAGCCCCATGATCTCGCGCCCGGCAAAGCAGGGCAGGATCGCGCGTCCCACGCCCGCCACGGCCATGTCTGCGACGGAGCGGGCATCAGACGCGGTGGCGATGATCGCGTCGGGGTGGGTGGTGCGCAGCCAACGTTCCGAAGGCGTGGTCGCTTGCCCCGCGTGCAGCGTGACATAGCCCGAGATGCGCGGATGGGCGGCGTATTCGGCGTAGGTGATCTGCGACAGTTTGCGCCCGGCGAGCCAGCTTTGCTCCGGGCGACGGTTGCGGATACCGATGTCGGCCTCACGCCGCGCGATGTCGACGTTGGAATTCGAGGCCAAAAGCGCGGGGCGCCAAGGGCTGGCGGGTGTCCAAATTTCCGACAGGTGCCGCGCCACATAGCGCGTGGTCCAGCGCCCGGCGGTGATGCGCACTTCGGGGGCGTGGTCGCGGTGCTGAAACCGGGACAACCGCGTGGTGGCTTCGCGCAGCGGTTCGGCTTCTTGCAAAAGCGCGCGGCCTTCTGCGGTCAGGGTGTAGCCTCGGTTACCGCGCTCGAACAGGCGTTTATTGAGGGCGCGCTCCAGTTCCGCCATGCGCCGCGACAGGGTCGGAAGCGACACGCCAGTCACCTGTTCCGCACCCGACAATCCTCCCGCATCGGCCACGGCCAGAAACAATGCATAATCATCGAGCTTTGGCGCGTCTTTCATTTTTGAAAATACCCTTGCGCGATCAGTCAGTATTTTGACCATTTTCCAGGGAGTATTCTGCTCTTGTTTTTCAATATTGCAAGAGGGGGCGCCGTGGTGCCGTTCTTTCCGATCAACCTGCCAAGGATCGATCCGCAGGCCAAAAGCCTCTATCGAGACGAGTGCGACCATTATCAGGCGGCGTTGCAAGGCCTCTACGCCGCGCGTCCACCATGGTGGCGGCGCTTGGGGCTATGGCTGAGACCAGAGGACGCGCCATAAAAAAGCGGCCCGAGTGAGCCGCTTTCAACATCGTTTTCGAGGCTTTATCACATAAAGCCGAGCTCAAGCCGGGCTTCGTCCGACATCATCTCCATGCCCCAGGGCGGGTTCCAGGTCAGTTCGACATCGACCTGTTTGACGCCGGGCAGGGGCTCGATCGCATCGGCCAGCCAGCCGGGCATTTCGCCCGCCACAGGACAGCCGGGTGCGGTCAGGGTCAAAAGCACCAGAACCTCGTTTTCGTCATTGATCTCAATCGTATAGACGAGGCCAAGATCATAGATGTTGACCGGAATTTCCGGGTCATAGACGGTGCGACAGGCCTCGACGACCGCTTCGTGCAGCGGGTGATCGGTGCTCGACGGTTTGATCAGCGGCGCCCCTTCGACAGGGCCGTCCTGGGAGTGTGCTTCTTCGCTCATGCGCGCTTCCTCTATTTCTGAGGGAACATATAAGGAATGCGGCGCAAAACGTCCAGTGCCTGACTTATAAACTCAGAGATCCGCGCCAGGACCGCAGCGGTGCGAGGCGTGCGGATTTCTTCGACATATGGCGATCCATCCGCCCGAGGATGCGCGACAGAAAATGGATGGTCTCCAAGACATAAGGCCCTTTGTTCAGCATCACGCAATCGGCACGCTGCGCCATGGCGGCGTCGGTGGTCTCCGCGCGACTGGCAAGACCTTGTTTCATTAGCCCTTCGAGCACCTGCGTGGCCCAAACCACCGGCGTATGTGCCGCTTCGCAGAGCCAAAGCACCTCTTCCTGAATCTCGCTCATCCGCTCCAGCCCAATTTCCACCGCCAGATCGCCCCGCGCGATCATCACGGCGGTCTCGGTCAGAGCACCCGCCTGCACAATCAGCCGCGGCAGGTTGCGCACGGCGAGGCCGGTTTCGATCTTGAGCACGAGAGCCGGGCGCGCACCGTCAGGCGCGAGGCGTTTGTCCACTTCTTCGACCAAAAGCCGGATGTCTTCGGGCGTCTGGACAAAGGAATACCCGATCATATCGGCGCGCCCGACGACGAAATCGAGCGCCACGCGATCCTCTTCGGTCAGCGCCGGGATGTCGATTTCGACAGCGGGCAGGTTAAAGCCTTTCTCGGGCTTGACCTTCACCCCGTCCGGCCCTGCGCGAATGACGCGCAGTTTTGCGCCTTTCTGTGTGATTTCAATCACCTCCGCGCCGATCTTCCCATCATCGATAAAGACCTGCATGCCGGGCGTCAGCCGGTCGATCAGGTCGGGGTGGCTGAGCGTGGTGGTCACATGTTTGACCTTAGGCCCCGGAGCCTCGCGACGAATGTCGAGACGATCGCCGACGTGAACGCGCTGCTTGTTCGGGCCCGCAACTGGCCCCGTGCGCAGTTTCG includes:
- the tpiA gene encoding triose-phosphate isomerase, which codes for MSAQKARKLAAGNWKMNGVKASLAEATALAEMFPEPKVDILLCPPATLVAPMAAALFGSKVDVGGQDCHMKASGAHTGDISAEMLVDAGADYVILGHSERRADHAETDHMVAEKTLAATMAGLAPVVCVGETLDQREAGETLAVIRKQLSGSLPDAVDLAKLVIAYEPVWAIGTGKIPTLEQIAEVHDDMRATLLARYGEGANGIPLLYGGSVKPGNAAEIFATSNVDGALVGGASLKAADFSGIVKALEEA
- a CDS encoding 2-oxoglutarate and iron-dependent oxygenase domain-containing protein yields the protein MKIPHIDLSAVMRGEEEALSALRAGVLEVGFLTVSGTGLSQAEIDHVLSAYRGFFKQPESVKAQVDMARTGANRGWGGPKSEQVDPKANPDYKEVFDCGYEVTGSELSVYAPNLWPAAPEGFEVAVTAYRDKAMGVAMEILRAIARVIGEDDSYFADKFDRPMALLRGNFYPERPSWAGDKDFGIAAHTDYGCVTLLATDGVPGLEVLGLDGTWVPVTVEPGVFVVNFGEMLEMWTGGRVRATLHRVKGSAEERLSVPLFFNPNYETNVAPIGAGLKSGEVIRAGDHLTKRFAETYVHLQNG
- a CDS encoding GFA family protein yields the protein MITGQCECGKVAFELPEVRDSVTVCHCSQCRRISGHLWASTHAPYDSLSFTCDDGLTWYASSEFAKRGFCCHCGSSLFYQMNGEDGVGIAAGCLDRPTGLHIGKHIFLKDKGDYYDRPSDAPLIESY
- a CDS encoding TfoX/Sxy family protein, with protein sequence MAVTDEDIAFIYDLFGPLGGLSHRKMMGGLSIYSDGQIFAILSSEGRVYLKASGDFAQALAAEGSVKFEMENGRGMNYWTLPDAALDDPQEAGAWARRAIDAV
- a CDS encoding iron-sulfur cluster assembly accessory protein translates to MFGIPGKQAVTITPAAATQIAKLMEKDGSMGLRIGVKKGGCAGMEYTMDYVSEIDPLDELVEQDGARVMIAPMAQMFLFGTEIDYQVSLLESGFKFKNPNVVDECGCGESIKFDESLASK
- a CDS encoding DUF3307 domain-containing protein, whose amino-acid sequence is MPETLAALFLAHVLADYVFQPGWMVEEKSRPETLFLHFLAVALTAMATTGQVASPAIYALALTHIAIDTIKVRFFSDTILPHLTDQALHLATLVVTALLVPDLFQSGAYADLTWLPKAMLITAGAIYVTRAGGFAVGKLMAQFGPNPIGESLDKGGYWIGLLERGLIFLLLIGQMPGGIGFLVAAKSVLRFEAAQEGKKAEWVIIGTLASFGWAIAVTLAVLFIAAQLPPLGISTLND
- a CDS encoding LysR family transcriptional regulator, giving the protein MKDAPKLDDYALFLAVADAGGLSGAEQVTGVSLPTLSRRMAELERALNKRLFERGNRGYTLTAEGRALLQEAEPLREATTRLSRFQHRDHAPEVRITAGRWTTRYVARHLSEIWTPASPWRPALLASNSNVDIARREADIGIRNRRPEQSWLAGRKLSQITYAEYAAHPRISGYVTLHAGQATTPSERWLRTTHPDAIIATASDARSVADMAVAGVGRAILPCFAGREIMGLMQVSPAIEALTHDEWLVSHHDARHDPPVRAALEVLTGLLTTEARFG
- a CDS encoding SUF system Fe-S cluster assembly protein, whose amino-acid sequence is MSEEAHSQDGPVEGAPLIKPSSTDHPLHEAVVEACRTVYDPEIPVNIYDLGLVYTIEINDENEVLVLLTLTAPGCPVAGEMPGWLADAIEPLPGVKQVDVELTWNPPWGMEMMSDEARLELGFM
- a CDS encoding pyruvate kinase, producing MPISFCPLPPDPKRLLIEFRGLRDRIAEETNTVWQDWDGMEMRTAFRPSAQNLASYLAFRHADLTPMQPDLAALGLSTLGRAEPHVRASLDALEATLAALAGDSAPRPQFEDFAQGPDRLAARRDTLFGTGASGAPRSRILLTLPTESATDPDLIPGMIRAGADAMRINCAHDGPEVWQAMIDRIRAAGEEIGRYVPVLMDLAGPKLRTGPVAGPNKQRVHVGDRLDIRREAPGPKVKHVTTTLSHPDLIDRLTPGMQVFIDDGKIGAEVIEITQKGAKLRVIRAGPDGVKVKPEKGFNLPAVEIDIPALTEEDRVALDFVVGRADMIGYSFVQTPEDIRLLVEEVDKRLAPDGARPALVLKIETGLAVRNLPRLIVQAGALTETAVMIARGDLAVEIGLERMSEIQEEVLWLCEAAHTPVVWATQVLEGLMKQGLASRAETTDAAMAQRADCVMLNKGPYVLETIHFLSRILGRMDRHMSKKSARLAPLRSWRGSLSL